A genomic segment from Lagenorhynchus albirostris chromosome X, mLagAlb1.1, whole genome shotgun sequence encodes:
- the DDX53 gene encoding LOW QUALITY PROTEIN: DEAD box protein 53 (The sequence of the model RefSeq protein was modified relative to this genomic sequence to represent the inferred CDS: substituted 4 bases at 4 genomic stop codons), translated as MAWAPERKRAEPNWRALRAGQDGMGGRGRGCSSTSSHLEPRAFGSQEQPLCFQTRNSMVGAVIGHGGSKIKDIQDMTRTKIQIIKGDSEAEVNIFGSKDMKAKAKAATETLVKKQERHYSSESSVDNATSQPSVGRGSSRDNTARGAQPLTDXDQVKAEVVQWEKRKWADLSPIKKNFYIESKATRSLSQVQVDTWRKENFNIMCDDLKDGENRPIPNPICKFEDAFQHYPELMKSTEKAGFXNPMPIQSQAWPIILQGIDLIGIAQTGTGKTLSYLTHGFIHLHSPPIPREQRNGPSMLVLTPTRELALQVEAECSKYSYKGLKSVCIYGGGNRKGQIQDVTKGVDIIIATPGRLSDLQMNNFVNLRSITYLVLDEAEKMLDLESEHQIMKILLAVRPDRQTVMTRATWPDTICPLAQSYLKEPMIIYTGTLDLVNVYTVKQNIIVTTEEEKRSLIXEFLQSLSPKDKVIVSVSRKLVADDLSRDLSNQGITVQSLHSDREQSDREPALEDLKSGKVKILIATDLASXGLDISDVTHMYSYNSPWNTEEYVHRVGRTGRAGEMGISITVTLMTQGDWKIAGKLIKVLQRAHQRVPEDLVSMLSDTNYLDNKGTQKINQENLKKNPESFTDVYIEKLYQAARRFKICSSYAVFMLHKEVLETYWQLENI; from the coding sequence ATGGCGTGGGCCCCAGAGCGGAAGAGGGCGGAGCCGAATTGGAGAGCTCTCAGGGCCGGCCAGGATGGGATgggtggcagaggcaggggctgcagcAGCACCTCCAGCCACCTGGAGCCTAGGGCTTTCGGCTCCCAAGAACAACCGCTCTGCTTTCAAACAAGGAACAGTATGGTTGGTGCAGTGATTGGTCATGGTggatcaaaaataaaagacattcaggATATGACACGCACCAAAATACAGATCATAAAAGGTGATTCTGAAGCAGAGGTAAACATTTTTGGCAGCAAAGACATGAAAGCCAAGGCCAAAGCAGCTACAGAAACTCTtgttaagaaacaagaaagacaCTACAGTTCAGAATCCAGTGTTGATAATGCCACATCCCAACCCTCTGTTGGAAGAGGCTCAAGCAGAGATAACACTGCTAGAGGAGCTCAGCCACTGACAGACTAGGATCAAGTAAAGGCCGAAGTTGTacagtgggaaaaaagaaaatgggcagaTTTATCACCAATTAAGAAAAACTTTTACATAGAATCCAAAGCAACAAGGTCATTGTCTCAAGTGCAAGTAGACActtggagaaaggaaaatttcaacATAATGTGTGATGACTTGAAAGATGGTGAAAATCGTCCCATCCCCAATCCGATTTGCAAATTTGAAGATGCTTTCCAACATTATCCTGAACTTATGAAAAGCACTGAAAAAGCTGGTTTTTGAAACCCAATGCCAATTCAGTCACAGGCATGGCCTATTATTCTACAAGGAATAGATCTTATAGGAATTGCCCAAACTGGAACGGGCAAAACACTGTCCTATTTAACGCATGGGTTTATTCATCTCCATTCTCCACCAATACCTAGAGAACAAAGGAATGGACCCAGCATGCTAGTCCTTACACCCACTAGAGAATTAGCTCTTCAGGTGGAAGCTGAATGTTCTAAGTATTCATACAAAGGTCTTAAAAGTGTTTGTATATATGGCGGTGgaaacagaaaaggacaaatacaaGATGTTACTAAAGGCGTAGACATCATCATTGCAACTCCTGGAAGACTCAGTGATCTGCAAATGAATAACTTTGTCAACCTAAGAAGCATAACCTACTTAGTCTTAGATGAGGCAGAAAAAATGCTGGATCTGGAGTCTGAACATCAAATAATGAAGATTTTATTAGCTGTGCGCCCAGACCGGCAGACTGTTATGACAAGGGCAACTTGGCCAGATACCATTTGTCCACTTGCACAATCTTATTTGAAAGAGCCTATGATTATTTATACTGGTACTCTGGATCTAGTTAATGTATACACAGTGAAGCAAAATATAATTGTtaccacagaagaagaaaaacgaTCTCTTATCTGAGAATTCCTACAGAGCTTGTCACCCAAAGACAAAGTCATCGTATCTGTCAGCAGAAAACTTGTTGCTGATGACTTATCAAGAGATTTAAGTAACCAAGGCATAACTGTACAATCCCTGCACAGTGACAGAGAACAGAGTGACCGTGAGCCAGCATTAGAGGACTTGAAGAGTGGAAAAGTGAAAATACTGATTGCTACTGATTTAGCATCCTAAGGCCTTGATATTAGTGATGTCACACACATGTATAGTTACAATTCTCCATGGAATACTGAAGAATATGTACACAGAGTAGGGCGTACTGGAAGAGCAGGAGAGATGGGCATATCAATTACAGTTACCCTTATGACTCAAGGTGATTGGAAGATTGCCGGTAAATTGATTAAAGTTCTGCAAAGAGCACATCAGAGAGTCCCAGAAGATCTTGTATCGATGCTGAGTGACACAAATTACCTAGACAACAAAGGGacccaaaaaataaatcaagaaaatcttaagaaaaatccagaaagttttACTGATGTCTACATTGAAAAGTTGTACCAGGCTGCTAGAAGATTCAAGATATGTTCAAGTTATGCAGTATTCATGTTACATAAGGAAGTACTGGAAACCTACTGGCAGTTAGAAAACATTTAG